In Capsicum annuum cultivar UCD-10X-F1 chromosome 8, UCD10Xv1.1, whole genome shotgun sequence, the genomic window ATAGAAGACTGAAAAGAGATTAGCAAGTTGGAAGGCCCAGTACTTATCACTAGGTGGCAAGGTTACTCTGATCAACAGTGTGTTGGACTCCTGCCCAACTTATGTCATGTCCCTCTTTCTACTTCCTGTCAAAGTGGCTTATGGGCTTGACAAACTAAGGAGAGACATCTTGTGGGATAACAGCAAGAAGGAGGGTAAAGGCTATCATTTGGTGGACTGAGAAGAGGTTCAGATGGATAAGCTCCAGGGGGGTCTTGGTATCAGGGACCTCAGAAGGCACAACAGATCCTTATTAATGAAATGGCTATGGAGATTTAATGGGGAACACGAGGCTCTATAGAAGGAAGTGGTTGTGAGCATGGTCAGATAGATCACTGGATGACTAATACTGTCACTACCACACATGGGACATCTGTTTGTAGATCTATCAGAAATTTCTGGCATAAGCCTTGCGAGAATATAAGCCTACAGGGTaggcaatggcaccaaaattcTGTTTTGGGAAGATCTATGGATTGGTCAAGAGACCCTGAGGCACACATACCCTGATTTATTCAGCATATGTTCTAGCCCTTCCATTACACTAGCTGAAAGTTGGTCTCTTCAAGGGTGGGATATCACATTAAGACATTTAAATAACTGGGAAGTGAGTAGCTTTGTGGAATTGATTAAGCTGTTAGAGGGCTTCAGTAGTACAGAATCGGATAAGATCATCTGGAAGCATGAAAGTGATGGACAGTTCTCAGTAAGAAGATGTTGCAAAAAGGAAGCAGAAGGTATGACACAGTTCAGACCAGGGCCTCGGAAACAAGTATGGAGGAGTTTGGCACAAACAAAAGTTAAATATTTCTCTTGGCTGGTTGTTAGGAGAGCTTGTCTTACTCATGAGGTGCTCCAAAAAAGGAAGTTTCACATAGCTTCCAGATGTTTTTTGTGCTGTGAAAAAAGAGACAAACAACCACTGTTTCTCCACTGTAAGTTCACTGCACAACTATAGTCTCTGGTCTTTAACAAAGCAAGAATGAAGTGGTTAATGCCTGAACACACAGCAGATTTGTTAAGCTGTTGGACGAGGAGAGGGGATACCAAGAGTCAAAGGAAGTGGTGGAGCATAATTCCCCCTTGCTTGTGGTGGACAATATCGCCGGAGAGAAATGGGAGATGCTTTGAAGACAGAATTAATAGCATTCAGAAGGCTAAAGATAGTTTTATTGCTTccttgtatttttggtgtaaacagtCATGTATAGATGAAGATGTAAAACTAGTGGATTTCTGAGGATCCTTGTAAGTAGCAAAAACTATCACAGTTTTTGGAGATCTCCAGCATATCCTTAATGCAGATGAATACAAATTTACCttgttcaaaagaaaaattactcCACAAGTTTAAATTTACCAAAGGTAAGTCAATTACTTTACCTTCATCTTACTCACGAAGCTATTTGAACATTAATAATGCTGATCAGGAAGACATAAAGAGGATATGAAGTGCCATGTTAACAAAATGTGCATGGATCACAATGAATGCAGCTGTTCTTACTTCAACATATATTgaggtaaaaagaaaaagagacgAGTAGTTACCTTTCTTAATTTGGAACCATTATTGATCTTGATTTTCTGCAACACAACCACAGGCTTCTCAGCAAGAACATCAGCCAGCTCCTGAAGCACAGGTTGAAGCAAATGGGCGAATTGGGCTTGCCCCAATTCATCCTCTCCTTCAGCTCCATGCTTCTTTAAAATGTCACTTAGTACAGGAAACTCTGCTCAACATAAAAGCTAGAATTCAGCATAGAAATATGCTGTcaataaagtttgattttttttaaaaagataataataaaatttgatagAGCTACACAGTATTCCGCTGCCAAAACTAGGATTCCAATCTTTTAGGATCAGACTAAAAAGGGAATAATGACATATAAGATGGAACAAAAAGGAATAGTTCAAAAGACTATGAAACAGTTGTTAGTTTTCAGAAAAACTAACaatatcatgattttagattCTTAAACCAAACACTGAGGAGAAAAAAACTGATCTAGATGAAAGATTCTTATTCAGCTCATATAGCTCACATGCTTGTCAGTTAAAAGTCTTTGAATCTTTAGTGAAGTGCAATAAACACTATGAAACGTCAAGGTAAAATTATACATTATAGGAAGAAAATACATATACGATTACATTATATGGAATTATCTCTACTGTGGAGATAGATATATGATTTAGTGGgtgtttggattgacttatttttagGTGCTTTTGGCTTTTAAGCACTTTCTTAGTTTTGGTGGTGTTTGGAAAAGTTGGAAATTGCTTTTAAGCACTCATTTTAGGTCTAAAAAGTGTTAAAATAAGCCCAAAGCCAAAAGTAGGGTGATACCAGCTTATAACTTTTGACTtttagctcataagctactttttaAAAGCCAATCCAAACACCCCCTTACATTTAAATTGTAGCTCCAAGCCTGGTACCTGTATCCTTAACAGAATTTTGAAATCAGATGAAACTGCAAGATCCAAAGAGAGGATTATATGATTAGGCTTGAATTCTGTGCACAGGACAACGGCAGAATGAAGGGTGTCTTGTATTGAACATGAAGCTGCTACGCGTAACAGTTATGGTGATGGGTGATATATAAGAGAGCAGCAGTGACTAGTGAGAAGCCATCAGTTTCCATATAAATAAAAAGTTGAGGGGCAAAATGTCAAAAGCAATATGTTGAGGGTTCTGCGGCATTTTCTCCTAAGAAATAATATTTGCAGAATTTTGCATATGCTGAAACATATATGCCAAATGAAGATAAATACTAAAAAGGTTTTTTGACTAAAGCTTCATTAGTTGAGCAcatttaattttttgatgaagTCATTTGAAAACCTTTAATAATATTCAGCAATGCTAGAGAATGAACGGTGTTTTGATGCTCTTTATTGGGGAGGAGGAGAGCAAACCTGAAAGAGGAGGAATTCCCATTTCAACACCCATGTGAGAGAGAGAATCCCAAATTTGATTTCTTTTGATCTTTCCTCTATCTTCTGTGTCTAAATCTGTGAAAAGATTCTCAGCCAACATGGCAAAGTCATCTTCATCTTCCAAAAACACTTGAAGAGTTTTCCCATCCAAAATTGCAATGACTATAGGATCATCTGAGCGTGCATATAAGAAATCAGTATGTTTTTCATTTCATCTAATTAAATTGGATCACTGGTCGAATGAACATAAAGACAAGTATAGCACTTAAATATACAGCCCAGTGTTGAAGCATACAAAAAGACACCAATAACATACATAGTCAATTTCAAAAAGCATGAAGTTCATATAGTCTACATTTGAGCatgtttcaacaacaacaaacccagtgtattcccacttagtggggtctgggggggggtaagatgtacgcagtccatacctctacctctgatgaagtagaaaggctgtttccgaaagacccccggctcaagtcacgagatatcacacaaacacatagtacagcacagaagaagatgacataacatagatacggcacccatagggaatataaaacagagtaaagcaggaatgcaggaatataaagcagaggaaagcacacagattcgtaataaacatggaacacggaacacgaaacactgaatacggaatcatagcaggaatacacccccaccaattaattccctacactagcgacccgaactggccctaatcctctgccgtaattcgcatcttccagaccttcctatctagggtcatgtcctcggtgagctataactgttccatgtcccgcctaatcacctcaccccagtacttcttcggtctacctctaccccgtctaaaaccatccaacgctagcctctcacacctacggatcggggcatccatgcccctcctcttcacgtgtccgaaccatctcaatcgtgcttcccgcatcttacactccactgaagtcacaccaaccttctcccggatagtctcattccgagctctatcccctcgggtcagtccacacatccagcgcaacatccgcatttctgccaccttcattctttggatgtgggagttcttaactggccaacactccgctccatacagcaaggccggatggactaccaccctatagaatttgcctttaagcttgggcggcaccttcttatcacacagcacccccgatgcgagtttccacttcatccatcccgccccaatacggtgcgagacatcctcgtcaatctcaccgttactctggatcacggacccgagatacttgaacttatccctcttccctacctcctgtgcttctagcctcactactacctcattctcccgcctcacgtcattaaacttacattccacatactccacTTCCACATTTGAGCATGTTTATTTTCCATAAATTGCAAGGCCATTCAAGACTCATCATTTTTCTGAGATTGCCATATTTATTCAACTTcatcccccccccccaaaaaaaattaagaaattgcaATGTTTAGTTTAAAGAGAACAACTTAGGTTCTTTTAACAGTTGACTTAAAATTTCCATAGGAAGCAGCTTTCTAAAGTGCAACTTATAATTGAAAAGTTATATTCCAGTACATTTAGAAGTTTAGGTAGTCTTAGATTCTTAGCGCATCTTTTGGAATTTGGGATGCACCAAAATCAATCTTTTAGAACTATGTACATAAGACATCTGAGCAATCTGTCTTAAGTAAGATTTGGAATATCAAAGAGTGAAATCTAAGGCATCTTGTACTACACATCAATAGCAAAATACCAATCAACTACATCTTAATCTCAAACTAGCAGGAGTTGATTACATGAATCCTCTGTTAAAGCCCATATCATTCCAATACTGACCTAGGAGCTCCATAAAACTTGAGATTCTCTCCATCTTACATTTGGATACCAATATACAGGATTATTTCTTTCCCCGTTAAATAACAAGGAGTTGAACAAGGCAAAAAAGGACTCTCTGCTAAGGCCGAGGTTTGGTGAGTAGAGTAAGACTTCATATTGCAGCAACTCTGAATAAGGCAAAAGACTGAATAGTAGAGTAACCCGAAGTCTTACAAGAATAAGCAAATTAATCATAGTTTGCATTGGTCTTGGGGAGTACAAAGTTGAGAAAACGCAAAATGTCCATGCCCCTCACCACAACCATTCCTCAGAAAACATGCACGAAGGATGTTCATGTAAATGATGTAGTTTCTTTTGTAGATTTCATTGGCTCTGTGAGTTTGGCTTAAGAGCTCTCTTTTGCTTTTGCTTAGCTCCCTGTGCTTTAAGGCCTATTGTTTTTGGAGCTAACATCTCTTTTGTAACTTTGTGTCTCCTTGATGGCAGCTATACAAAATCTTACTTCATCGAAAAATAAAGCATGAAGGATGATTTAGCAAGAGCTATCCAACTGCTAGTATCACCTAAAATTTTCATATCTAAGAAAATCTGATCATCTAATTGGTCAACCAAACCCAATTATATCTCCTCTTCAATTTCATATTATTGTGCTCTTTAAAATGATACTTGAGTTTCAATTCCGTGTAATCACATAAATACATTTCTTGTCAGATTCCTTATCCATCATACTCGAAACTAGCTACTGATGTGGAACCAAAGATCGTCATACTTCACTTTCTAGTCACAAATTCACTATTAAGATTGCCAAAAAATGTTTCACAAACagtttatcaaaagaaaaaagtgcAAAGAAGCTCTAAGGTCCATTGGGGCTTTAAGGGAAAAACGCGAATAAAGCACGGGCTTCAATGAATAAAGGcgcaaaggaagaaaaaaatacaaatatatgtgTTTCGTCCAAGATTAACAATTGCAAGCATgaatgacatatatatatatatatatatatatatatatatatatatatatatatatatatatattaacaaagaaatagaaaaaaaaaaattacgataaagtgaaatatcaaatgTTTAGTGTTGACTCTTCATAGGAGGTTCATTGGCAAGGAAAAGTATGCCTTTGAACATTGATGACAACATTAAGCGAAGCGAAGTGCTCAACTCATTTTGAGCCTCGCTTTAGGGCTTCAGCGCTCTTTAAGCGTGCCTTTGATAACACTGTTCACaaattcaattactctatttttcgTACGGAGTAGCTTTAGTTCACCACAGAGACAAATGTACTAATCTATGTCCACTTCACCTTGACTTGTACCCCTGAGCAATGAAATACAACAATTATACTGGTAGGCAAGAGGCACTACTACGAAGCATACATTGATCCCATGCTACTAAGCACAAATAAAAAGGTGCACTCTTTTCATTAGCAAGAAGAAAATAcactaaacaaaataaaagaaaaatgaaacagTATCAGCATCAAATAGAAAAGAGtaccaaaattttaatttcttggctCTTTAAAGTAAGGGAAGCTTACGTGAAAAGAAAATGGAACAATGAGACACTACTTTGGAGTTCGCAAAACAAATAGACCCATTTTATTAGCATTTCTACTttcaatcaacaacaacaacatacccagtgtaatcccgtAAATGGAGTCCGGGAAGGTTGGTGTTTACGAAGACCTTAGCCTGCCGTGTAAAGGtggagaggctgtttccgaaaggCCCTCGGCACAAGTAATGCAGGCGTTTCTACTTccaatgaaaaatacaaattttgacATATGTAAAAAACACAGAGTAGAACAAAAACATAGAGCACTGCGGCCAATAATACAGGAATGACAATTCAAAATCCTCACCTGCTTCTAAAGTGAGCTAACAAAATTAATGCAATATCACCATttgaagattaaaaaaatattatagatgcTACATTGCAAAATTTAGTCAGTTTTGACTAATTTAGGGTCTTTTAGACTAAATCGGACATATTGCTTCTCCTTTGACAATAAAACTTAAATTACACAAACAGAGCTAATGTGATTTCTTATCAGTGAAGTTGAGGATAATTTTTGCTAAAGATTCTTATTTTCTCCGACTAGAGTGAAAATGACCTAAAATtcttataaataaaatacatatctaattcttctctccagtattttgatcttttaatcAATTGTCAATAATTCGACCCTAGTAGAATATATGACTATTTCTGAACAAGTCAACACACTCACCTTGAAGCTCATTCGCAATGGCATCGACGTAATTCCGTACCACAGACGAGGCATTTTCACGATCGAGCCGTTCACGGCGGAATTCCACGTCATCGGAGACGCCGATGCGTTTGAGAGCGGCGGACTTGAGAGCATCCGGCAATGAGAATCCGAATAGTGACTCTGAGATTTTAGATTCTGCGAAATCGAGAAGCTCAGCTCCGGTGACAGAGCTTTCGGGCGGTGACGGTAACGATAAGTTGACGGCTTTCAGCTGTGTTCCGTCCAAAACCGTTAATCCTCCGTCCGACATTTTGGTTTTGATGAAAGAGAGAGTATTGAAGAAGAGTAAACGAAATGAAAACGCGTAGTAACGTAAAGTACCTTTGCAAATGGAGgaaaattttccttttaattcTTCTGACTTGTGCACGGTTTTCTTTGCTTTTTGTTTCAACAGTTTTTCTGCGTACGTCTCCCCTGATCATAGTTATAATTAGATATTTTTCCATTATTGGATTACTTTATCACCATAAAATAGGAGGGTGTTTGCCTAAATCAAacaatatatctatatctataatatattaaaagtgtaaaaatctgaaaaaaataattttattataaatatatttacattatagtgaatgtctattaaaatctactttgatatgtattaggatttgaagcatttatcttttactcagactagaagtaaatttcccctataaatagagggattttgttcattgtattcacaatcttatgatctctcatccatcaaaagaagaaaattctctctactcttcttctccttctttattgtttcataacacgttatcagcacgagactttattgtttcataacacgttatcagcacgagactctgtcaaacaaggtgagattataaatattaacgagactctgtcaaacaaggtgagattataaatatTAAGGATTTCAAGGATTgtaatttcttatgttgtttatcttttgctactaataatataattattgttggatttgaggaaaaataattggtttggaaccatttatgttttaaatttattcctcaaaaataatattatcaaaaggatgataatatgttgggttcaagtcccatcaatttatgcctaagacgtctttatatggataagacgttgagattggatctcaatgcatgtattgataatttatgatgcctaaggcaaaataatggatatttgacgaaaagtcatgaaatatatcccattgatatgctctattccgtgaattgaatgtggtagcaataaatcatatgtatgcctcaatttgctttt contains:
- the LOC107839423 gene encoding uncharacterized protein LOC107839423; its protein translation is MSDGGLTVLDGTQLKAVNLSLPSPPESSVTGAELLDFAESKISESLFGFSLPDALKSAALKRIGVSDDVEFRRERLDRENASSVVRNYVDAIANELQDDPIVIAILDGKTLQVFLEDEDDFAMLAENLFTDLDTEDRGKIKRNQIWDSLSHMGVEMGIPPLSEFPVLSDILKKHGAEGEDELGQAQFAHLLQPVLQELADVLAEKPVVVLQKIKINNGSKLRKILADEKQLSETVEKLMQEEKDSLSTKDVIRHYLEKNGASLGLPPLKNDEVVILLYDVVLGETENGNTDAKTSEKDEFLGSLKEILEKFAAQLEVNPTFHDLEN